ACGTGGCCGGCGAGACCGCCGCTGCTTTGGCCGCTGCTTCCATGGTTTTTAGGAAGGTTGATCCCAAGTACTCTAAGCTACTATTGAAGACGGCCAAAAATGTCATGGCATTTGCAATGCAATATCGGGGCACTTATAGCGATTCCCTCGGCTCTGCGGTCTGCCCATTTTATTGTTCATATTCTGGATATaaggtaaataaataaataaatggataaGAAAAGATATTTACCATGTTTGACTCGCAATAAATATTGGCATCCCATTAATTTAAATGAGCGGAGTTCATTTACGATTATATTTTTTATCAGGACATGCACTATTTTCTATCAACTTGGCATTTTTTAATTGAaccaaagattaaaaaatattctttgtATGTGATGTTGATGCAAACACAGAGATCAAGAGAGGATCTACAATAACTATATATacttaaaatatcaaatttatacgtatttattgatttttttttttttccttgtaaaaaTTTTTCAGGATGAACTGCTGTGGGGAGCTTCATGGCTGCATAGGGCTACCAACGATGTTTCTTACTTGAATTTCTTGAAATCATTGGGAGCTGATGATTCTACAGATATCTTCAGCTGGGACAACAAATTGGCCGGTGCTCGTGTCCTCCTAGCAAGGGTAAAAGAGTCTGAGCCTAacttatttagtagactattatatgactatcatacaattaaaatgacatgaaagtgaaaattatccattaattttttttttttattttctaagtCCTTGTACGACAGtcatataacaatttactaaatctGTAAACCTGATGAATATCTTAGTAATTGACATGCTGGTTTCCTTCTATGTAGCGAGCCTTGCTGAGCAATGACAAGAACTTTGATTCCTTCAAACAAGAAGCTGAAGATTTCATGTGCCGGATTTTGCCCAACTCTCCCTCCACAAGTACACAATATACACAAGGTAATTTATTAATGTCAGCTATATGCTTCCAAATTTCATCAGAATTTCAAGAGTTTTAATAAATTTTGGTCATATTTTCTAACCATTAATTAATTCGTTTGAAATGAAGGTGGGCTCATCTACAAGCTACCTGGAAGCAACCTTCAGTATGTTACATCCATAACATTCCTGCTTACAACTTATTCCAAGTACATGGCTGCTACAAAACACACATTTAACTGTGGAAGCCTTTCTGTCACTTCAAGCTCACTAAAAACCCTTGCCAAAAAACAGGCAAGTCATCAAAGATATATATTGActatttgtcttcttttttattttattttattttgatctAACGACAAGAAAATATGGAAAATTACAGGTTGATTATATATTAGGAGAGAATCCATTGAAATTGTCATATATGGTAGGATATGGGCCAGATTATCCAAAGAGAATTCACCACAGAGGATCTTCCTTGCCCTCATTGGGAAGCCACCCGCAAGCCATATCTTGTGACGGCGGTTTCCAACCCTTCCTCTATTCAGCGAACCCGAATCCTAACATCTTGACCGGAGCCATTGTTGGGGGTCCGAACCAGAACGACGGGTTCCCAGATGATCGGAATGACTACAGCCATTCAGAACCTGCCACCTATATAAATGCTGCTATTGTTGGACCTTTAGCATACTTTGCTGCTGGGAGCACTGCTTGATGCCATTTCCTATGATAGGAGAGAGTTCAATGTAGATATATTCTAGTTTTCCCCCTAGACCAAGGAATAGGTGGACTATGTGTTTGGCCTACGGTAACATTTGTAGCCTTTATAATTGTAAAAGGAAtgactaaatgattaaatttactactttatatcaacttaaacttttgatgtTAAAGTAGATAAAAATCTAAAGAGATAATGCGTGAAAGAAACTAGACACAGATTAAGGTGATTCAACTTGTAGCTTATGTCCACACATTAAAGCCTTTTTGgcaaattctttttctttcttcacttGATTGAAACTATACAAAAAAAATGGCATATTTATAGCTGAATGAGGCTAGGAATACAGTaattacataatcaatatgtaattTATAAGAATTATGAGAATTACTTAATCAATATGTAACATATCAGAATTATGAGAATAATGCATGagaattatataattaatatgtcAAGTAGGAGAATTATGAgagtaaataatatattaatttaattcaaaataactATTGTGCGTTGCCTTTAGATGTCTCAATATTTGAGAAAACTAGTGATTTACTCATACAATAGAGTATTAAAGTATTAGTTAAAtgagtgtcttttttttttaaaaaaaaaaaaaaaaaaaaaaatgagataagaTCACATTGACAACAAACCGAGATACAAGAGGAGATTGAGTAAGATGCCCCAAGGAGtgcaaacaaaaacacaactaCAAAAAAGACATTGAACGACATTGCACAAGGAACATCAACAACATGCGCATATATGTTCTCTATAGCCGCCAAAGATAGGAGTGAGATTTGAGACGCCATGGGAGAAGGGAGcttcctccccctccccttctcGCCTCTTTTGCGGCCCTATTTTGCTTCATTGGAAGCGTTATTCATCTCTTTTGAGGTCCTATCCCACAAATCAAATCCCTCACCATAGTCAACACCCGTTTTCCACCATCTCTATTGTCTCTCGTCGGATCTATCAAGGTTCTTAGCTTGAATTTTTTCGAAGATAGATCTACTTTCTACTCCAGACCCAGCATGACAAGCGCTTCCCCACCGACCACCTCCTGCCCTACTATCCGTCGATGTTTTctattttgtgtgttttttttttttttctcatgtatatttttgtttctttgtgtttcatttttgggtttgtttgtcTTCTCTCTAGATTTGATTTCAGTTGCAAACTATGGAGTGAAAGTTTAATCGTTATCTAAGGTTTTGTTTATACGAATCTTTAAGAGTAACTGTATTG
This window of the Corylus avellana chromosome ca5, CavTom2PMs-1.0 genome carries:
- the LOC132182320 gene encoding endoglucanase 9-like, whose product is MTMMRGASLCLLFLSSFFALDSVQGNPNYKEALVKSLLFFQGQRSGRLPKSQQITWRSNSGLSDGRLANVDLTGGYYDAGDNVKFNFPMAYTTTMLSWGTLEYGKRMGTQLESTRAAIRWATDYLLKCATATPGKLYVGVGDPNADHKCWERPEDMDTARTVYSVSSSNPGSDVAGETAAALAAASMVFRKVDPKYSKLLLKTAKNVMAFAMQYRGTYSDSLGSAVCPFYCSYSGYKDELLWGASWLHRATNDVSYLNFLKSLGADDSTDIFSWDNKLAGARVLLARRALLSNDKNFDSFKQEAEDFMCRILPNSPSTSTQYTQGGLIYKLPGSNLQYVTSITFLLTTYSKYMAATKHTFNCGSLSVTSSSLKTLAKKQVDYILGENPLKLSYMVGYGPDYPKRIHHRGSSLPSLGSHPQAISCDGGFQPFLYSANPNPNILTGAIVGGPNQNDGFPDDRNDYSHSEPATYINAAIVGPLAYFAAGSTA